The Arachidicoccus terrestris genome includes the window GACTTGGGCGAAAGTGCAAGGGAACTGGGATGAATGGCAGCGGTTGGAATGGAAGTTTAAATTGCCGGCTGGTTTTCAGCCTACCAACAGTTTCTGCCATATTCATCAGTTGAAAGCACAGGATGGGCCTTATCATGGTAGTCCACTGATCACCATAACGCCACGCTCCGACAAGGATGGGGGTAATAAAAGAATACAGATTATTCACTCGGTAGACGGCGCATCTACGGGGAAAGGAAAAATTGTAGATAATATACCCTTAGCCGATTTTGAAGATCAGTGGGTACAGGTTCAGGAGGAAATGCACTTCACGCATCACGGATATTATTCCTGCAAGATTACCAGGATCAGTGATGGGAAGGTGCTGATTGATTTTAAGGACGACAATATTGATATGTGGAGAAAGGGTAGTTCATATATACGTAATAAATATGGGATTTACAGGAGTCTGGCCGGCGGAAAACTGGACCAGACACCGGTGGGGCAGAGTCCGCTGCTGAAAAATGAGTCACTGTGGCTGACAGATTTTAAAGTCTATGAAAAACATCCAAACCCCGATCCAGGAGCACCCCATGATTAATTATTTTTAATTTATATGAGAAACCAAATGATAAAGTATATTATTACTGTCTTGCTCTTCCATATCGCGACGGCCCTTATAGCCGCCCCGGTCAGCGTTGCCTCTATCAAGGATCTGCAAAATGCGGTAAGACATGCCGGACCAGGTACCATAATTACATTACGCAACGGCATCTATACCACAGATGAAGATATTGTTCTGGGCTGCTCGGGCAGCAAGAACCAGCCTGTTGTGATCCGGGCAGAGACGGTCGGAGGTGCTGTTATCGGCGGGAAAGGTGGATTTAAGTTGGTTAGTCCAGCCAGCTATGTAGTGATCAGGGGATTCCATTTTACACATCGGGCTTCTCATGCGCGCTGCGAAGCGGGGACCCGTTTTTGCCGTTGGACCCATAACATTTTTGAATTGCAAGGTAAAGGTGAGTATCTGACCATCGCTGGTAACGGCCATGAAATTGATTATAACACATTTCGGAATAAGAACAGTATGGGGCGTATTTTGGCGATCAGGGGCGAAGGGAAGCAGATTGCCGAACGCCTGCATATTCACCATAACTATTTTTTTAATTTTCGGGATCAGGGTGGCGCAAACGGTGCAGAGACGTTGCAATTTGGACTTAGCGGGTTCAGCCTGTCGACCAGCAACAGCGTTGTGGAGCATAATCTTTTCGAAAAATGCGCGGGGGAGAATGAACTGATCTCAGTTAAGGCTTCAGGAGTCATCCTGCGTTATAATACGATCCGTGACTGCCGCGCGCAATTTACCCTGCGCCATGGCAACAAATGCCTGGTATATGGCAACTATTTTTTTAAGACTCCGGGTCTCAGGATTTATGGAGATGATCACAGCATATTCAGCAATTATTTTGCATATTGCCGCCCGGCCATTACGATTGGAAACGGAGACGGTGAAGTGGCCGATGGCGCGAAGTTAACGTCCCACGACAGGCCTGATCGCATATTGATCGCTTTTAACTCGTTAGTGAACAACGATGGCAATATCACGCTGCAGGCGCGCAAAAACGGGCTGGGCGCCACAGATATCACTGTCGCGGACAATATCGTAGAAGGAGGTCCTGAGGCTGTGTCGCTCTTAGGTGTCTTAAAGAGGCCGGTCTGGAAAAATAACCTGTTCTATGGGGTAAAGCAACCCGGTGATATCCCGTTT containing:
- a CDS encoding polysaccharide lyase 6 family protein → MIKYIITVLLFHIATALIAAPVSVASIKDLQNAVRHAGPGTIITLRNGIYTTDEDIVLGCSGSKNQPVVIRAETVGGAVIGGKGGFKLVSPASYVVIRGFHFTHRASHARCEAGTRFCRWTHNIFELQGKGEYLTIAGNGHEIDYNTFRNKNSMGRILAIRGEGKQIAERLHIHHNYFFNFRDQGGANGAETLQFGLSGFSLSTSNSVVEHNLFEKCAGENELISVKASGVILRYNTIRDCRAQFTLRHGNKCLVYGNYFFKTPGLRIYGDDHSIFSNYFAYCRPAITIGNGDGEVADGAKLTSHDRPDRILIAFNSLVNNDGNITLQARKNGLGATDITVADNIVEGGPEAVSLLGVLKRPVWKNNLFYGVKQPGDIPFSGYRVKDPRLAKDANGVYRLSKQSPAISHGDTEFPVVTVDMDGQPRGSMPDIGADQYRKGKIIAQPLTSDEVGAFAKGNSQDSIGN